The following coding sequences are from one Saccopteryx bilineata isolate mSacBil1 chromosome 3, mSacBil1_pri_phased_curated, whole genome shotgun sequence window:
- the PGLYRP1 gene encoding peptidoglycan recognition protein 1: protein MSQLCVLLAWALLAQLGLGTGEEDSACCGPIVPRKEWRALPSRCIQELKLPVRYVVVSHTAGSSCDTPALCRQQAQNVQHYHAQTLDFCDVGYNFLIGEDGLVYEGRGWNTKGDHAGVTWNPISIGITFMGNYMERSPPPRAIRAAKSLLACGVARGALLSNYEVKGHRDVQQTLSPGDQLYEIIQKWPHYRE, encoded by the exons ATGTCCCAGCTCTGCGTGCTGCTCGCCTGGGCCCTCCTCGCCCAACTTGGACTCGGAACCGGGGAGGAAGACTCAGCCTGCTGCGGCCCCATTGTGCCCCGGAAAGAGTGGCGGGCCCTGCCGTCCCGGTGCATCCAGGAGCTGAAACTGCCTGTGCGCTACGTGGTGGTGTCGCACACAGCGGGCAGCTCCTGTGACACCCCAGCCTTGTGCCGGCAGCAGGCCCAGAACGTGCAACACTACCATGCGCAGACACTGGACTTCTGTGACGTGGGCTACAA cttcCTGATTGGAGAAGATGGGCTCGTGTATGAGGGCCGGGGCTGGAACACCAAGGGTGACCATGCAGGTGTCACCTGGAACCCCATATCCATCGGCATCACTTTCATGGGCAACTACATGG aGCGGTCACCCCCACCACGGGCCATCCGGGCAGCCAAGAGTCTGCTGGCTTGTGGAGTGGCACGGGGAGCTCTGCTATCCAACTACGAGGTCAAAGGGCACCGGGATGTGCAGCAGACGCTCTCTCCAGGGGACCAGCTCTACGAAATCATCCAGAAATGGCCACATTACAGGGAGTAA